The DNA sequence ACTTGCAATTTTAAGCTATTCTCCTGGTTGTACTTTggttatggaattttttttttttttttttttggcagagtttggttttaaaattattttttagtttagttttaacaattttgaaacatcttgtatatttatttatagtaaAACTCTACATGTTGCATCAAACACATTGTATATTTCAAAACTGTTAAGAAGTACATAAAAATTAACTTAAAGACCAAAgtttccaaaaaattaataaaccaaaataCAACTATGGGTATAATTGAGAGACTAACGAagttaataacccaaaaaatagTACTTGTCAAATATCAATGGTTGCTAATAGttgttttaattaaagtttGATTAGTCAATGCCTGTTTATCTTTCAATTAAATGACGAAGAAATTAAGTGGAAACCTTGAAAGGCGTTGAACCATTCTTCAATTTGAAActgtaaataaaatgaaattgatacaaattaatattatggtTTCGTGTTTATACTGTAATATAATGATGATATCattcatgttatttattttgaagaggaACCATATatatctttcaacaaattataaTATGATCAAGTTGTAAGTTTGCAAATGACAAGTAACTCCACGGAAATAATTTACTAGCTTTTTATAAGAGCTGGCTAGCTTAAATAAATACCATTGACCCTCATATATATCTGCCTTTACTAATCTATAATGAAAGAGATGTCTGAccaaaaaatatcaacaaaggAGATGTGCTTTGCATGTGCTCATGTCTCCTCCAAAAAGTAATTATATGccgacattatatatatatatatatatatatatatatatatatatttttttttatgaggaaTGAAAatgcccttcttttttttatgaagaacGAAAATATTAAGCATATATACAGTGTACATTTATTCTCAGATACTGAATACGAGAATCAAAAGAGACCTAAATGGAGTATACCTTTAGACAAAATCGAAACAAGTAATCGGTCAATTCCAGCAAAATCAGCATAAAACCTGGTGGTAAATCAATTAGGATTAGTGACCGAAtcactaattaattaatcattaataattaattcccATGGCTAAAAACCCCATTTatttctttaacatttttttatcagTTAAAAGAATGATTCGGTTAATTGTTGAGCCCATGGAATATGGGCCTCCAACAAACACTGTAAACATGGAGAACACTTTGTATTTATGAATTTGGCAGAGGATTAAAACAAGAGAATACAGTTCCAGATTTTGGATTCAATTAGGCTGAAATCTTCACTCTCCATTTATAATGTTGACAAAAgaaacatatacatacatagagagagagagagagagagagagagagagagccctgttttttttccctttttttattcttattttcatttcatttttttttttttttatcatgggCTGCATTGAATCCGGATTTTGTTGTTGTCCCTTCaggaacataaagaaaaataaaagcaaaatgttatatacatatatatatatatatatatatatatataaatacatatatatatatatatatatacttttttatttgaaaatatgcatCAAGCAATATAATATGTATCCGCAAGTTAAAAACTTATGAATATCAgtattatagaaaaattatatatatatatatataaacatatgtcATGTAGTATAATTAAAGATCAAATTGTCATATAATTTACTTAGTAGTTATGATATACaactatttttcataaattcaatttaaatttttatttataaaaaaatattaaagaaaaaattaattaatttttggctTAGAAAATCAAGCAACTATGCAAAAAAAATGGTGACAAAGaacatattgttgttttatatattttcattggcTAAACGTCAAATTGATACTTCAAAGTTAAGAATTCCTCTACTTGACCTTTTTCTTCATTGTACTATCTCATTTATTTGTCTACTtcgtttataatttattaatcacATGAGGTTCTACCATTTGCAAGAAAATATGCTTTTCAGTCAGACAACTGTAGTTCACTAGTTCTATTTGTTATTTGgtagtatttttaattttagaatattgcTTCCTTCTTCTAATAGTCGATTGTAAAATTAGAGTTAAAAGTTAGGAGGTTATGCATGCAAGTTGTCTGAGTTTATGCATATAATTTTGGCAAAAAGGAAGGTTGAATACAACAATTGATGAAGAGTAAAGCAAATCATTTATAATTTGAAACGAAATAATGCACATTACAACATGGTGTATACACAATATACAATGTACATTACAACACAGTGTATTAcacaatatacaatatatacaagtttttatttttctgcacATTACAATATAGTGTATTTCACAATACACCATGTAACAAAGTTCTTTATTTTCTTGCAAATTACAACTTCAAACAAACTTAATGTTACAACcaaaacatcaaataaataataataataaaacagagAAAAACAGAGGAAGTTCCATCGAAATGCATGGTTGGATACTTGGTCTAGCCAAGCTAAAATAACTTTGAACAAGGAAATTCTGGCTCTCATTAATCAGATATTTTGTGGGTTAGAGTCAATTAGGATCTTACATCCATCCTTCATTTTCAATTCCTTGATCATCTTCATAAAACTTTCCGACATCCTAGACACCTCCACAAGTCTCAAGGGAGTTGAGGACCATAGCTCTTCTGGCAGATTTCTCAATTTATAGCACTCAAAGATGACCAAACGGTCAAGTTTCGGCATTGATCCGCCCTCCATTTCCCATTTTTCAATTTCCAAACCGATCATTTGGAAGACTTGGAGACTAGGAAACTCCCCTGCAACACAGCAGAGAGGGTGAAGTATATTGAAACCCAAAAACTTACCTTTTATCTTGAGGAACTGAAGGTTTGGAAGTTTTCCAAGGATTCTGAAATGGGCTGAGTTCAAGTAGGATCTTATGAAGGTTAGCTTTATGAGTGTCGGAGGGAACAAATTCGAACGTGGCTCGGATTTTGGGATATcaaaaagtttcaatttttgcaGCTGTTTTAGATTCTCCAAGCTTTCCAATAGTTCTGCCACCTCAAACTCATTCATAGGCTTTGACACATCGTACTTCAAATGCAGCTTCCTTACATTTGGAACTCCGGAAAGAGCGTTGAGATGTGTAGTTTTCTCATCAACAAGTAGGTAAGAAAGGACTTGGAGGTTAAGCAAAATGTCATCAAATGGAGCTGGGGTGGAAGGGAATCTAATTCCGCCGGAAATTTTCAAATGCCTCAGCTGTTTCATCTTCCAAAATCCCATTGGCAAGCACTCCTCTACATGACCATTTATGCCAATTGTTTCTAGGTACTGAAGCTTGCATATGGAAGATGGAATTGAATGAATTCTTACGAGTGTTTCGCTCCATATCCTTAAGTACCTTAGAAAAATCAGCTTTCCAATTTCCTTTGGAATTGAGTCTACATGCATATTTTCGAGGCACAAAACCCGGATGAACTTCAAGCTTTTGTGAATCCATCTCCAGTGCTTCATGTCAAATTTGTTTCCTTCTCCGAACATAACTAAAGAACGAGCATGACATGGATCACGAGGGTCTGTTGAGATGTATTCAGAAATGTTCCCTTGTATTGAAAGTCTCCTGGCTTTGCTTATTGATGAAAGGCTGTCTTCTGAATGGATTTCAAGAAACTTCTCCCTAGCACTCTCGAATATGGAAAGGTCTCTTATAAGATCATGGATACGGCATGTCTTCACACCTCCATCGGTTCTTCTACTTGCTACTTGGATCAAATTTCTATGAATAAGTTCCATCAAGTATTCTTCTGCAACATCTTCCACCTTtctttcatcaattttttgtataaatccTTCAGCCAACcataatttgattaattgtCTAGCTGGGATCTCGTAGTCTATAGGGAAGACGCTCAAGTACAGAAAACATgattttaactttcttggcAACTGATTGTAACTTAGTGCCAAGATGTCCAAGTATCTCATCTGTTGAGAATAATTGAAATTGATATTACCAAACAATTTGGACCATGTTTCataattctttcttttatttgcaaGTAGACCTCCAAGAACAACAATAGAAATTGGTAATCCCTTGCAACTTTTAACAAGTTTCATTGCCAAATTTTCCAAATCGGAAGgacatttttgttttccaaataCCTTCCTACAAAAGAGTTGGAAACTTGTTTTGTTATCAAGAAATGACAAAGCATAGGGAGGAGTTTGGCTAGAATACATAGCCACATCTTTTACACGAGTAGTGATCAATATTCTGCTTCCATTGAAAGAATCGGGAAGAACTTGTCTTACCTCGTTCCAAACATCTAATTTCCATATATCATCCATGACAATAAAGTACCTCTTTTCTCGAAGAAATGCACGCAATGTGTTTTTCAGTTCATCTTCGGACATTTTGCGCATCTCGTATGATATTGGAGTCAAACACTTCAACATTCCGTAAAACAAGTCCTTGCCCCTGTATTGTTGAGATACATAACCCCAAGCTTGGCAATCGAAGTGATTCTTGATACGAGAATCATTATAGATTTTCTCAGCAAGAGTGGTCTTACCCAAACCCCCCATACCGAAGAGTGAAACGACATGTCGTCCTGAGTCCCCGTCCGTTAGATACTTTACCAATGTCGTCGCGTCTTGTTCAAAGCCGACcacatgatcatcatcatcatattctTCAACATTTTCCCACCTTCTTCTTTGAAGAGGTATTTGCTCCGTGTCTGAAATGAGAGGACTAGGATGAATTTGTCGGATGCCGTATCGATCTGTGTTGTCGTAAATCTGAGTGATTGTCTTCTGGAGACTTTTTATCTTCTCCACAACATGACGAAGCATGCTTGCATGGCTAAATCGATTCAATAACTTTGATAGcgatttctttcttctttgcaTTATGAGGTTTGCAACACAAGTATCAACAACGTCCTCTGCTTCACGACCAACGTCCCTGATTTGTTCAACGACCTCTTGAACTTCGTCGTTTTCGTTTTGTTCTGCTTCGGAGTCTTTGAGGAAAGCATCAATCATGGTGAGGTCATTTTGAAGCATTTTCACTTCGTCTTCAAACCCATGAAGCAAATCTACTTCTTGAGTAAGATAACGTGCCAAATTATCCAGCAGAAAGCTAACAACGTTttctgccattttttttttttttttttgggagtggAAAAGGGTAATGAAGATTAGTTTCAGAAATgtttacaatataatatatgtgtgtatataaattGAAAAGGGACTGAAACTTCAATGGAGATTTAAGGTTTTCTTGAACATTAAGATGTGCATTTTTGCTTGAAAACGTGTTTGAAGGTGTATTGTTAAtgtacaacaaaaaataaaataaaataaaaaaataaaataaaagcaaatgtTTTAagaaactttcttttctttgaagTGTAACAGACGACATGTACAGCCAATGGATCTGCAATTTTAACAGTGAAAGCAAGCTTAaacaatgattaaaataaagtaaataaataaaaagcctaAATCCAGTAGATTTAGAggtttaaaatgtttttttttttttttttcacttgtttCTGATCCTGAATTTCAAAACCTCCATGTAAAACCATGTGGCAGAAGCTAATATTTAACCTCTTATTTTACAATACCCTGGTATCCAAAATAAGTGTCCAGAAAACAAAGTGCCATTCAAAATTATGCACTTagccccaaaaacaaaaagtacctTGCAGAATAATAAAGAAAGACTTTGAGGGGtggttattatttattcaaaaattgaagaatataataattaaaaaaatagtaaaataattggCTAATCATGAAAGCCAAAATAGATTAACAAAGTGGATGAAACTAAAATTCTGATCCAcagcttttaaaaatatttagataatttttaaaagacatTTATAATCTTCAAAAGTATTTTTAATCAAAgttagttaatttttaaaaagtacttTTAAAGAAGTAGAAATAGAAATTATGTCAAATAAGgtttaaaaatcttatttttcatgatttttgaaaatttgcttttaatttttaagtagCAAAAGTTGTTTTtcaaagtatttaaaaaaaacaaaaaaacaaaaaaaagtatctAGACAATTTATTGGAATAGATAAAGCAACTTTTTCATAAACTTTTACAGGAAAGCTAAAGTtcttaaaaagtaaaaagcaaaaattatcCCATATAAGCATAATTATGAGATaaaattggattattttattgattttaagtGATGAATGTTTGATTTCGTTTATTTTTCAGTTAGTTTTTATCTTAatctgaaaaattaaattctttgccttttcttccattttttttttttttttttttggtttaacttTCATCCTCACccttaaaagtaaaaataaataaataaattacaaacttATAAGGGCAATGTTACATATTATATAAGCTGAATCATCAGAATGTACGTACAGCATAGATAGTTCACCAAACTGACCGATTCAACTCATCGCTCATACCGTCATACGGCATCTATAGATCCAATAGATCGTAGAGAGTTGTAACAACACTGAACGTCGTCTCATAAGTCATATCTacctaatattattaattgatttctttggttaattttgtttcttgttcTAACCACATctagaaatttataaaattcagctGAAACTCTATGAATATGATTGCTTTGTTTCATCACTTAATGAcgagagaaaaaaatgaaaaaaaaaataataatttattttcttggttATCACTTATCAGTTTGTCCCttgttttttattatgattattattagaaatttaaattaaatcattatctaaaaaaataataatttttatagatggattaagaaattatttataatatacattttttttttctatattttgaatttacaGGCTTTTCACTTATAAAACTGGTTTGCTGACTGAGTCACAACACCCCAGAATGTTGAaagactaaaaataataaaaaataaataaatcgtaACTTTGAATAAgtagattaaaaacaaaaataaaaataaaaagaactttgAAAATGTCAAGGATgttccattaattttaattaaataaagacGGGAACAGCTGGCATTTAGAATTATTTTTCTTGGTCtacaaaataatatcaattaccCCACCTGTTTTATCAATTTTGTGAGTATATCTTTAAATTTTGTGCGTATATCTCTATATTTTTGTAACAACAAAACAtccactttatatatatatagatatatatctatatatatatatatatattaaaaaatatatgtaaatcgAATATATGAGAATGGGTAAAAGGTCAACTGTAGTTTAATAGATTATATCTATgaaaatatgtaacaaattatatcttaaaattttaataaatggtatacgaataaataaaataaatttaaataaaagttCTCCTGTAATTTTTAGAAACACAAAGACAATTCTGTAAGTTAAACAAATGTATTTCTCTAAATTATTTGTTGAAGCAAgtcaagaacaaaataaaattttgcaaaagatttttatataattgagTTATCATCGAGGGCcgttgtttttgtgttttgtttttaaatcaaTGGCTTTCGCGGAGATGAGAACCAACCAACGACATGTATAATCGTGACTTTGATGGCTTACTGCCTAACttcaccaaaaaatattttttttaaaaaaaataaaaaattggcgTGCAATAAacattgttttcatttttaatcatttattggatataactttaaaaaaatcctATCAAGTTGCAAATGGCGTGCAAATATAGGTTTTCCGAACGACAATAATGCagtagatattatttattaattataatgttCCAAGAGCTATGTATTTTCATATTCATCGATGGAGGGAAACATGGCACCTATCATGCATATATAATTGACGTATAAACTATTATACGATGAATGTCAACTAAATCATAAATTTTCACGATAGAGTAACTTGTCTAGCTAATATGAATCcggatattttattaaatttatctttcttaaaaaaattaaatttataattaaaaaattacgtACCAAAATAGAAGATTTATATAGATTCctaattattttaccaaaaaacagCGACTGCTGCCGACTTTGCAATACtgacaatattaatttagtaATCGGTGTTAgaatattattaccaaaaaaataatcagTATTAGAATTTGTACATATCCTGAGCTTGATCGTCTTCGTGtgcatgttttctatttttttggcctgttttttgtttttttttctttggtaaattATTTCCTTGGCGTTTAGGAAAATTTAACTAGGtgttatagtttatatatatgtgaaatttAACAAAGTATATGCAACTTGATTTATACTAATTAAGTTCAACGAATCAATGCATGCAtaagaaaatcaatttatatttgcAAAGTATAGATCCATGACTATAAGTTTTGGTATAAATGGTATTCTAGATGGATAAGGATCtcgtaaatttttttattagtactTCTAATTTCTTCTCCTTGTCAAAAATCAATTACTTTCTCAATAGACGATGGCTTGGAGTGTGGAAAATGAGTACTGCAAGGTTTGTTTAATTGAAAACTAAAGATTCTTAATTCATAATTGACTTGACTAAAGTAAGCAAGTAACGAGACAAAATATATATCAGCACCGATCAGGATCAAGCATTCAGAATTCAAATGTTTTGGAGaaacatataaaagaaataatgactCACTTTCTAATAGTAAGTatttaggataaataataattcaatttgatattagaacgaaatattttttaaagtccTAGTTTGAATGAGTCATCTCCtaataacaatttttatgtaccttattattgttgttattataactaagaggatttttatttttttaaaacttttgaattgctttaaaaattaaaatttaaaattttatttattttttatcaagcctttatataatttattttctctaaaCAAGGCTTTAATATATTAGTAGATCCATATATGAtcatttattgattttaaattttaaccacTAAAGTGATCCAAGAGTTCGTAATGGAAGACTTGATAATAAAACCATCATATTGATATGAGTTGAACCTGACTCTAAgaataatatcaataaattatatatgataatattaatttaaagtatttatctttattttttaatattaaaaattaaaaaattaatcctttaataataattaattaaattgtcacATAATATGTAAATGACActagatttttctttaaaaaataataaaaattgtgcACTTCCTTTTATGCTCCTATTTTATTATGTTACATCAGTAGCATGCATCACGAGATAAGTTAGTTAAATCCACTAGACCAAAattgtatgtgtgtatatatatatatacttctttcatattaaaattagaGTTCggtacttaattttttttatgacttttagttctattttttgtatgattaattacattttaatatttttgactttCATGGTTTTGCTCAAACCCTTAATTTGTTGACTTCATAGTTTAGgcctttgtttttcaatttgttgcaaGTTAagtctttttttacttttaattaaaaatgtttaacatttattttacataacTAATATTAAACTGTATcgaattttgaattaaaagataataaaatgaaaatttttaaattaatttttaaaatctacatTTTTTATAccttataatttgaattttaatataggCTAATACCAGTTAGGTTATCTGCAAtaaccttttttaaaaaaataaattagtacctcttagtttaaaaatttatatataatttaatattagtcATATGAGATGATTATTAGATTTCAtagtcaaaagttaaatgaggtctaaattataacaaattaaaaaataaaagacctAAATTGCTTAATTGAAATGTTGAAAATTTAAAcagtaaaatcttaaaaattgaaggtatcaaaatgcaattaatcatttttcatatcTTAGGTGATGATTGTTTTGGGGTTGCTAAATCTTTGCCATATCTTAGCTTAGttggggttttgttttgtttttggtctTTGATCCCTCTTCATtgcaaaatgataataataataacaccaagaaaagtaattttgaaagctctttttattgttttttaccaaaagaaagcaattttcttttctttgggcAAAAGTGctacaagaaagaaaaatgatattgGAATAATAG is a window from the Ziziphus jujuba cultivar Dongzao chromosome 11, ASM3175591v1 genome containing:
- the LOC107426865 gene encoding putative disease resistance RPP13-like protein 3 codes for the protein MAENVVSFLLDNLARYLTQEVDLLHGFEDEVKMLQNDLTMIDAFLKDSEAEQNENDEVQEVVEQIRDVGREAEDVVDTCVANLIMQRRKKSLSKLLNRFSHASMLRHVVEKIKSLQKTITQIYDNTDRYGIRQIHPSPLISDTEQIPLQRRRWENVEEYDDDDHVVGFEQDATTLVKYLTDGDSGRHVVSLFGMGGLGKTTLAEKIYNDSRIKNHFDCQAWGYVSQQYRGKDLFYGMLKCLTPISYEMRKMSEDELKNTLRAFLREKRYFIVMDDIWKLDVWNEVRQVLPDSFNGSRILITTRVKDVAMYSSQTPPYALSFLDNKTSFQLFCRKVFGKQKCPSDLENLAMKLVKSCKGLPISIVVLGGLLANKRKNYETWSKLFGNINFNYSQQMRYLDILALSYNQLPRKLKSCFLYLSVFPIDYEIPARQLIKLWLAEGFIQKIDERKVEDVAEEYLMELIHRNLIQVASRRTDGGVKTCRIHDLIRDLSIFESAREKFLEIHSEDSLSSISKARRLSIQGNISEYISTDPRDPCHARSLVMFGEGNKFDMKHWRWIHKSLKFIRVLCLENMHVDSIPKEIGKLIFLRYLRIWSETLVRIHSIPSSICKLQYLETIGINGHVEECLPMGFWKMKQLRHLKISGGIRFPSTPAPFDDILLNLQVLSYLLVDEKTTHLNALSGVPNVRKLHLKYDVSKPMNEFEVAELLESLENLKQLQKLKLFDIPKSEPRSNLFPPTLIKLTFIRSYLNSAHFRILGKLPNLQFLKIKGKFLGFNILHPLCCVAGEFPSLQVFQMIGLEIEKWEMEGGSMPKLDRLVIFECYKLRNLPEELWSSTPLRLVEVSRMSESFMKMIKELKMKDGCKILIDSNPQNI